The region CCTTCCGGAGTGCAGACACATTGGAGTAGTTGAGATACTCTAAGCGTAGCAGTAGTCAAGCTACTCCGCCCCGCCTACGCTGAACCCATGGACCTGACCGGCTACCTGACCTCCGACGAAGCAGCAGAACGGCTCGGCATCAACCGCCAGAGCCTGTACAACCTGGCCAACCGCTCACCGGATTTCCCGAAGCCCAAGAAGGTTGGGCGGACGTCCCTCTGGCCAGAGCACGGCGTAGACGAGTGGCGCGAGAAGCACCCGAAG is a window of Streptomyces ambofaciens ATCC 23877 DNA encoding:
- a CDS encoding helix-turn-helix transcriptional regulator is translated as MDLTGYLTSDEAAERLGINRQSLYNLANRSPDFPKPKKVGRTSLWPEHGVDEWREKHPKRQTRKGTEDADQAP